In one Flammeovirga yaeyamensis genomic region, the following are encoded:
- a CDS encoding beta-galactosidase, whose amino-acid sequence MKNYLSVIALLLLSCFHSLEAQDLKLQIEKETEQLHKLVKKAERKGIDVSKELSTFRTAAIFSRYADWDEKNFKKNVKLFNLVKKLNDKTPEENAHYLPQFEREQILLMLKNAQSELEAVLSGEHQRQATPKIDWSNLDINNNTIEQNGEPVFIYDYVWKPTGKEFQEFYGEQDGIFLTTGYLNEDGSLKHYKLKEIQNKESGTLGTVFLNHLNPPKWAIDKYTDFTVGGRRYTGYDIDNPGAKEIQRQLISQVAPLTKGKNYAKLGWMLTNEPHWFTIKDSWASGTVSNFTLQKFRGYLKEKHKDISVLNKRWNTSFTSFDAVEISIPIEAKLQGTSKWYDWMSFNQYRVTEWFTFLQDEIRSHDKEAHTHIKLMPNLWTENKRDHGIDMEALSDLTSIMGNDAGSHYSAMWGKKEEWVDHYAYSWREMCMSYDFYKSISPNKVIYNSETHYLSTVKFRELDLNLDYVNATHWMATILGLNSSKAWFWPRKEDGSLKSYTEKGYAGSLAMQPAVVDKVTRTMMDLNANAQALTEIQNLRKPIRIFYSETSAINLKKHMDDVFTTYENLFFEGYSIGFVTENILKKQSQKNWDVVVVQKTPFIKQSEKDALQKYLDNGGTVIIDNASILKNEYGEKLSPLNKSNGQLIKVEDLNEMKLKALAEVTSKHTLQVSELNDHAKKGVFWRYVNTDKNSNMLTLINIGKEARAIEIKLTDAEKSTSVKNILTGEQLENNITLQPFDVLFVEVNDSLKL is encoded by the coding sequence ATGAAGAATTATTTATCTGTCATAGCACTACTTCTATTAAGTTGTTTCCACTCATTGGAAGCCCAAGACTTAAAGCTTCAGATAGAAAAAGAAACAGAACAGCTTCACAAGTTGGTAAAGAAAGCAGAAAGAAAAGGTATTGATGTTAGCAAAGAATTAAGCACATTCAGAACAGCAGCGATATTTTCTAGATATGCAGATTGGGATGAAAAGAATTTCAAGAAAAATGTGAAGTTATTCAACTTAGTCAAAAAGCTTAACGATAAAACTCCTGAGGAAAATGCACATTATTTACCTCAATTCGAAAGAGAACAAATTCTTTTGATGCTTAAAAATGCACAATCAGAATTGGAGGCAGTTTTAAGTGGAGAACATCAAAGACAAGCGACACCAAAAATAGATTGGTCTAATCTGGATATCAATAATAATACAATTGAACAGAATGGAGAACCTGTTTTTATATATGATTATGTATGGAAACCCACAGGTAAAGAATTTCAGGAGTTTTATGGAGAACAAGATGGAATTTTTCTAACAACAGGTTATCTAAATGAAGATGGATCGTTAAAGCACTACAAACTAAAAGAGATACAAAATAAGGAGAGCGGTACATTAGGTACGGTATTTTTAAACCATCTTAATCCACCAAAATGGGCCATAGATAAGTATACCGATTTTACGGTAGGTGGACGTAGATATACGGGTTACGATATTGACAACCCAGGAGCAAAAGAAATTCAACGTCAGTTAATTTCTCAAGTGGCACCACTCACAAAAGGAAAGAATTATGCGAAGTTAGGTTGGATGTTAACGAATGAGCCTCACTGGTTCACAATTAAAGATTCATGGGCTTCGGGTACAGTTTCTAATTTCACTTTACAGAAATTTAGAGGCTATTTAAAGGAGAAGCACAAGGATATTAGTGTATTAAATAAACGTTGGAATACCTCATTTACTTCTTTTGATGCTGTCGAGATCAGTATTCCAATTGAAGCAAAACTTCAAGGAACTTCGAAGTGGTACGATTGGATGAGTTTTAATCAATACAGAGTGACGGAATGGTTTACTTTTCTACAAGATGAAATCAGATCTCATGATAAAGAGGCTCACACTCATATTAAATTGATGCCTAACCTTTGGACAGAAAACAAAAGAGATCATGGTATTGATATGGAAGCATTATCTGATCTAACTTCTATAATGGGTAACGATGCGGGTTCTCATTATTCTGCCATGTGGGGTAAAAAAGAAGAATGGGTAGATCATTATGCTTACTCTTGGAGAGAGATGTGTATGAGCTATGATTTTTATAAATCCATATCGCCTAACAAGGTGATCTACAATTCTGAAACACATTATTTATCAACGGTAAAATTCAGAGAGTTGGATTTAAACCTCGATTATGTGAATGCAACCCATTGGATGGCGACGATCTTGGGTCTAAATTCTAGTAAAGCGTGGTTCTGGCCTCGAAAAGAAGACGGTTCTCTAAAAAGCTACACTGAAAAAGGTTATGCCGGATCTTTAGCCATGCAACCTGCAGTAGTGGATAAGGTAACAAGAACTATGATGGATCTAAACGCCAATGCTCAAGCACTTACAGAGATCCAAAATCTAAGAAAACCGATTCGTATCTTTTATTCTGAAACGTCAGCCATAAATCTTAAAAAACACATGGACGATGTGTTTACTACTTACGAAAATCTATTTTTCGAAGGATATTCAATCGGCTTTGTCACAGAGAATATTTTAAAGAAACAGTCTCAAAAAAACTGGGATGTAGTGGTTGTTCAAAAGACTCCATTCATCAAACAATCAGAAAAAGATGCTTTGCAAAAATACTTGGATAATGGTGGTACAGTAATCATAGATAATGCAAGTATTCTAAAGAACGAATATGGAGAAAAGCTTTCGCCTTTGAATAAAAGCAATGGTCAACTTATTAAGGTGGAGGACTTAAATGAAATGAAGTTGAAAGCTTTGGCAGAAGTGACTTCAAAGCATACTCTTCAAGTAAGTGAGTTAAATGATCATGCTAAAAAAGGAGTTTTTTGGAGGTATGTAAATACTGATAAAAACAGCAATATGCTTACGCTAATTAATATTGGTAAGGAAGCAAGAGCAATTGAAATTAAACTGACGGACGCTGAAAAGTCTACATCTGTAAAAAATATTCTAACTGGAGAGCAATTAGAGAATAACATCACCCTCCAGCCATTTGATGTTCTCTTTGTTGAAGTCAACGACTCTTTAAAATTATAA
- a CDS encoding Ig-like domain-containing protein has product MNRITYFFTVVLFLVFSINAVGQSLEQLVEAKIDSLETLILEANKQEIDTQKEEMIVFTAKLFLDFAKVDEQSISENKNYYAEHPLYKEEAQQLANDLPDFERQKTLELLDEAVAHIHQVLSKNILRKATTEINYSNIQLDNNHLMQNGKTVFLMDYVWKPDDVSDDTKKHFGAYGSEYISPSFINEDFSYKNWAFDRVANNNNQNIGAVFIDNNNIPAWAYEKYDNFDVGGRKYGTYDIDHPGAREIYGKLFEYFIPLVSGKEHSKLGYMLFNEPSFFTREGTWNTGEVSEYTKSKFRTWLKEKHQSIENLNTLWASSYGSFDEVDVQIPMSTNKQGLSIWYDWMAFNQYRVTEWFTWVKNEIRKYDDDAKVHIKLMPWLWVRNARDHGMDYESLIRLTDIIGVDASAKNDQMWGENDWDHRYGMEWLPTTMIFDFYKSVQPNQFIYDSENHFLTSVSFMFKEVDPDYVNAIYWLGHLHGLSASKSWVWSRLSNGKIDPQRPVSGEYIVDVTHQPKVLAQVQSTMMDLNTFSEDIFKFQSKEKPIRIFYSETSAINREGYMEEDIHEIYQQLYFEGIPIGFATENIIKSKKDDWDVIVVYNTESVKESEIDALQEYINAGGKVILNSNSLKYNEYGAPHSKVLNGAIYNNSLAGMADLAVSNVKNSPKLEIVETNESTGKGCFWRSISTTEGKEILSIINLGNTDADISINLKKSDYGTFCFNLMTGKSIDNQLVLSPYQVYFLEVRDEVKVTPSVGFVSPQNGDEFLVNNTVDVEATTSIDNGNIKGVRLFIDDHYVGEKTAAPYSWSVDYFKDQPAKSYTLTLVATSEKGVESTSSITIQTNCENISSEVTVDGNSLKAVQEEATYQWFNCDAPEIILGDNSPIFTPQESGTYAVMISNETCTTISDCMDMNVTSIDDQIGWVMPTVYPNPTNYKTTVDFGKQYDQINLKVINTIGVVLMDQQYKTKRKVELDLKEYKTGIYFIQVSTNDYMNVLKVVKE; this is encoded by the coding sequence ATGAATAGAATTACTTACTTTTTTACTGTTGTATTGTTTCTTGTGTTTTCTATTAATGCTGTCGGTCAGTCTTTAGAACAATTGGTAGAAGCTAAAATAGACTCCCTAGAAACATTAATTCTTGAAGCAAACAAACAAGAAATTGATACTCAAAAAGAGGAGATGATTGTCTTTACGGCAAAGTTGTTTTTAGATTTTGCTAAAGTGGATGAACAATCGATTTCCGAAAATAAAAACTACTACGCAGAACATCCTTTATATAAAGAGGAAGCCCAGCAATTAGCCAATGATCTACCTGATTTCGAAAGACAAAAAACATTAGAATTATTGGATGAGGCGGTGGCGCATATACATCAAGTACTATCAAAAAATATACTAAGGAAAGCGACAACGGAGATTAATTATTCCAACATTCAGCTCGACAATAATCATCTGATGCAAAATGGGAAAACTGTTTTTCTAATGGATTATGTATGGAAACCGGATGATGTTTCTGACGATACAAAAAAACACTTTGGTGCCTATGGGAGTGAATATATTTCACCAAGTTTTATCAACGAGGACTTCTCCTATAAAAATTGGGCATTTGATAGGGTCGCCAATAACAATAATCAAAATATCGGTGCCGTATTTATTGATAACAATAACATTCCTGCTTGGGCTTACGAAAAGTATGACAATTTTGATGTAGGAGGTCGAAAGTACGGAACATACGATATCGATCATCCTGGAGCAAGAGAAATATATGGGAAGCTTTTCGAATATTTTATTCCTTTAGTGAGTGGTAAGGAACACTCAAAACTAGGGTATATGTTATTTAATGAGCCTAGTTTTTTTACACGTGAAGGGACTTGGAATACTGGAGAAGTATCGGAATACACCAAAAGTAAATTCAGAACTTGGCTAAAAGAAAAACATCAATCTATCGAAAACCTAAATACATTATGGGCATCTAGCTACGGTAGTTTTGATGAGGTAGATGTACAAATTCCGATGAGTACCAACAAACAAGGTTTAAGTATTTGGTACGATTGGATGGCGTTCAATCAGTACAGAGTAACTGAGTGGTTTACATGGGTGAAGAATGAAATAAGAAAATATGATGATGATGCTAAAGTGCACATCAAATTAATGCCTTGGCTGTGGGTGAGAAATGCGAGAGATCATGGAATGGATTACGAAAGCCTCATTCGATTAACTGATATCATTGGAGTAGATGCGAGTGCTAAGAACGATCAGATGTGGGGAGAGAATGATTGGGACCACCGTTATGGTATGGAGTGGTTACCAACCACAATGATCTTCGATTTTTATAAATCTGTGCAACCCAATCAGTTTATTTATGATTCCGAGAATCACTTCTTAACATCAGTTTCTTTTATGTTTAAAGAAGTTGATCCAGATTATGTCAATGCTATTTATTGGTTAGGACACCTACATGGACTTTCAGCCTCAAAAAGTTGGGTGTGGTCTAGATTGAGTAATGGTAAGATTGATCCACAAAGACCTGTTAGTGGAGAATATATTGTGGACGTGACTCATCAGCCGAAAGTGCTCGCTCAAGTACAATCTACCATGATGGATTTAAATACTTTTAGTGAAGATATCTTTAAATTTCAATCCAAAGAAAAACCAATAAGAATCTTCTATTCTGAAACTTCAGCCATCAATAGAGAGGGTTATATGGAAGAGGATATTCACGAGATTTATCAACAATTGTATTTTGAAGGAATTCCTATCGGTTTTGCCACAGAAAACATCATTAAATCCAAGAAAGATGATTGGGATGTCATCGTAGTGTATAATACCGAATCCGTAAAAGAATCAGAAATTGATGCACTGCAAGAGTATATCAATGCAGGTGGAAAAGTGATACTCAATTCCAATTCATTAAAATACAATGAATATGGTGCGCCTCATTCAAAAGTATTAAACGGTGCGATTTACAATAACTCTTTAGCTGGTATGGCTGATCTAGCTGTTTCTAATGTAAAGAATTCTCCCAAATTGGAAATTGTAGAAACCAATGAAAGTACTGGTAAAGGGTGTTTTTGGCGATCAATATCAACTACAGAGGGCAAAGAGATACTTTCTATTATTAACCTTGGAAATACTGATGCTGATATCTCTATCAATTTAAAAAAATCAGACTATGGTACTTTCTGTTTCAACTTGATGACAGGAAAATCGATTGATAATCAGTTGGTGCTTTCGCCTTATCAGGTATACTTTTTAGAAGTGAGAGATGAAGTAAAAGTAACTCCAAGTGTGGGATTCGTTTCTCCTCAGAATGGAGACGAATTTTTAGTAAACAACACTGTAGATGTGGAGGCCACTACTTCAATTGATAATGGCAATATTAAAGGAGTAAGACTTTTTATTGATGATCATTACGTTGGAGAAAAAACAGCGGCTCCCTATAGTTGGTCTGTAGATTACTTTAAAGATCAACCGGCAAAATCGTATACCCTCACTTTAGTAGCTACCTCTGAAAAAGGAGTAGAGTCAACATCAAGTATTACGATTCAGACCAACTGTGAGAATATAAGTAGTGAGGTAACCGTTGATGGAAATTCATTAAAAGCGGTTCAAGAGGAAGCCACTTATCAATGGTTCAATTGTGATGCTCCGGAAATCATATTAGGAGATAACTCACCCATTTTTACTCCACAAGAATCGGGAACATATGCAGTAATGATTTCTAATGAGACGTGTACCACGATTTCTGATTGTATGGATATGAATGTCACCTCAATTGATGATCAAATAGGATGGGTGATGCCAACAGTTTATCCTAATCCAACAAACTATAAAACGACAGTTGATTTTGGGAAGCAGTATGATCAAATCAATTTAAAAGTGATCAATACGATTGGGGTAGTGCTTATGGATCAACAATATAAAACGAAGAGAAAAGTAGAATTGGATCTAAAAGAATACAAAACGGGGATCTATTTTATACAGGTTTCTACCAATGATTATATGAATGTTTTGAAAGTAGTCAAAGAGTAG